The following proteins come from a genomic window of Thermodesulforhabdaceae bacterium:
- a CDS encoding 3-oxoacyl-ACP reductase family protein: protein MGRLDAKSAIVTGSGRGIGRAIALELAQEGADVAIVDLDLENAESAAKEIRQMGRQSLALKVDVTRFAEVKEAFDRVLSEFGKVDILVNNVGWDKVMPFVQTTEELWDKLIAVNYRSVLNCSRAILDHMIERRYGKILSISSDAGRVGSTGEAVYSGCKGAVIAFSKSLAREVARYKINVNVVCPGPTDTPLFSEIAGENPKLAGALEKAIPWGRLAKPEDIAPVVAFLVSDTADYITGQTISVSGGLTMV from the coding sequence ATGGGACGTTTAGATGCAAAAAGTGCAATAGTTACCGGATCTGGGCGAGGTATTGGTCGAGCTATAGCTCTAGAACTGGCTCAAGAAGGTGCCGATGTGGCAATAGTGGATCTGGATCTTGAAAATGCAGAATCGGCCGCGAAAGAAATAAGACAAATGGGGCGTCAAAGCCTTGCCCTTAAAGTAGATGTTACTCGTTTTGCCGAAGTGAAAGAAGCCTTTGATAGAGTTCTTTCTGAGTTCGGGAAAGTCGATATTCTGGTTAACAATGTGGGCTGGGACAAGGTGATGCCCTTTGTGCAAACTACAGAAGAACTATGGGACAAGTTAATAGCTGTTAATTATCGAAGTGTGCTGAATTGCTCTCGTGCCATTTTGGATCACATGATAGAAAGGCGATACGGTAAGATTCTCAGCATTAGTTCCGATGCTGGACGTGTGGGATCAACAGGAGAAGCAGTCTATTCCGGATGTAAGGGTGCAGTCATCGCCTTCAGCAAATCTTTAGCGCGTGAAGTGGCTCGGTATAAGATCAACGTAAATGTTGTATGTCCAGGTCCTACCGATACGCCGCTTTTTTCTGAAATTGCTGGTGAAAACCCGAAACTGGCGGGAGCTTTAGAAAAGGCTATCCCTTGGGGTCGCCTGGCAAAGCCCGAAGATATAGCTCCAGTTGTTGCTTTTCTGGTATCGGACACTGCGGATTACATAACTGGACAGACGATAAGCGTGAGCGGTGGACTTACAATGGTATGA
- the tyrS gene encoding tyrosine--tRNA ligase, with product MNVLDELQARGFVEQVTDEDGLKEYLSSPSTCYIGFDPTADSLHVGSLVPILSLVHMQRYGHCPIAIVGGGTGLIGDPSGRTEMRKLLTIEEINRNAQSIKRQLEKFIDFGDGKAIFLNNADWLVTLNYIEFLRDIGCHFSVNRMLAAESYKQRLEQGLTFIEFNYMLLQAYDFYHLAKEYGCLLQMGGNDQWGNIVAGVELIRRKLGKTAFGMTFPLITTASGTKMGKTAQGAVWLSEEKTSVFDFYQYWVNTDDRDVERFLKLFTFIPVEEIDAIRNLSGEQLNPFKRILAYEVTALVHGYEKAKEAYLSACRTFGFIDIPPDILPSSRIPRAVPEEAIDVIPVTVILRDRIVEGVSFVDLFVETGLCASKSAARRLIEQGGAYVNSRRIGDAYEKVSLEEFGNEGTLLLKAGKKRVHRVRIE from the coding sequence TTGAACGTTCTAGATGAACTGCAAGCTCGAGGGTTTGTTGAGCAAGTAACGGATGAAGATGGATTAAAGGAATATCTTTCCAGTCCTTCCACTTGTTACATAGGATTTGACCCGACAGCCGATAGCCTTCATGTGGGAAGTCTTGTGCCAATACTCTCTCTTGTGCACATGCAAAGGTATGGGCATTGTCCTATCGCAATTGTGGGAGGCGGGACAGGGCTTATAGGTGATCCAAGTGGAAGAACGGAGATGCGAAAACTCCTTACAATAGAAGAAATTAACCGAAATGCTCAGAGTATAAAAAGACAGCTAGAAAAATTCATTGATTTTGGAGATGGAAAGGCAATTTTTCTTAATAATGCTGATTGGCTTGTAACCCTTAATTACATCGAGTTTCTGAGAGATATAGGATGTCACTTTAGCGTAAATCGTATGCTCGCCGCCGAAAGTTATAAACAAAGGCTGGAACAAGGGCTTACTTTTATTGAGTTTAACTACATGCTTCTTCAGGCTTACGACTTTTATCACTTGGCTAAAGAATATGGTTGTCTTCTCCAGATGGGAGGAAACGATCAGTGGGGAAATATTGTCGCCGGCGTTGAACTTATTCGGAGAAAATTGGGTAAAACCGCTTTTGGAATGACCTTCCCGCTAATAACTACAGCTTCCGGAACTAAGATGGGCAAGACTGCTCAGGGGGCTGTTTGGCTGAGCGAGGAAAAAACGTCGGTATTCGATTTTTATCAATATTGGGTTAACACAGATGATCGTGACGTAGAGCGTTTCTTGAAGCTCTTTACATTTATTCCTGTAGAAGAGATCGATGCGATTCGGAATCTTAGCGGAGAACAACTGAATCCCTTCAAACGCATCCTGGCTTACGAAGTAACAGCCTTAGTTCATGGCTACGAAAAAGCTAAAGAAGCCTATCTTTCCGCTTGTAGAACCTTCGGTTTTATAGATATCCCGCCCGATATTCTTCCCTCGAGCAGAATTCCCAGAGCGGTGCCCGAAGAAGCGATTGATGTCATCCCGGTCACCGTTATTTTAAGGGATAGAATTGTTGAAGGAGTTTCTTTTGTGGATTTGTTTGTTGAAACCGGTTTGTGTGCGTCAAAGAGTGCTGCAAGGCGGCTTATTGAGCAGGGTGGAGCTTATGTAAACAGCAGACGTATTGGTGATGCTTACGAAAAGGTAAGTTTAGAAGAATTCGGTAACGAGGGAACTTTACTGCTCAAAGCCGGAAAAAAGAGAGTTCATCGAGTAAGAATTGAATAA